Proteins encoded together in one Streptomyces sp. NBC_01216 window:
- a CDS encoding helix-turn-helix transcriptional regulator, giving the protein MRYLTTAEVAERYRTAESTVRYWRQIKKGPRGIKVGKRVLYPEAELLRYERILIDGRDEWGLAS; this is encoded by the coding sequence ATGCGATACCTGACCACTGCCGAGGTCGCCGAGCGCTACCGCACAGCCGAGAGCACCGTCCGCTACTGGCGCCAGATCAAGAAGGGGCCGCGCGGCATCAAGGTCGGCAAGCGGGTGCTCTACCCCGAGGCCGAGCTGCTGCGCTACGAGCGCATCCTGATCGACGGCCGAGACGAGTGGGGCCTGGCCTCGTGA
- a CDS encoding response regulator transcription factor, with protein sequence MAIRVLLVDDQPLLRTGFRMILEAEQDIAVVGEAGDGLQALEQVRALQPDVVLMDIRMPRMDGVEATRQITGPGRDGPAKVLVLTTFDLDEYVVEALRAGASGFLLKDAPAAELVQAIRVVAAGEAMLAPSITRRLLDKYSAHLPSGEEQVPQTLNTLTEREVEVLKLVARGLSNAEIAADLFVSETTVKTHVGHVLTKLGLRDRVQAAVYAYESGLVRPGAQ encoded by the coding sequence GTGGCCATCCGCGTCCTTCTGGTCGACGACCAGCCGCTGCTGCGCACCGGTTTCCGGATGATTCTGGAGGCGGAGCAGGACATCGCGGTCGTCGGTGAGGCCGGGGACGGCCTGCAGGCGCTGGAGCAGGTGCGGGCGCTGCAGCCCGACGTGGTGCTGATGGACATCCGGATGCCGAGGATGGACGGCGTGGAGGCGACCCGGCAGATCACCGGTCCGGGACGCGACGGTCCGGCGAAGGTGCTGGTGCTGACGACCTTCGATCTGGACGAGTACGTCGTGGAGGCTCTGCGGGCCGGGGCCAGCGGGTTCCTGCTGAAGGACGCTCCGGCCGCCGAGCTGGTGCAGGCGATCCGGGTGGTGGCGGCGGGCGAGGCGATGCTGGCTCCGTCGATCACCCGGCGGCTGCTCGACAAGTACTCGGCGCATCTGCCCTCGGGTGAGGAACAGGTGCCGCAGACGCTGAACACGCTGACCGAGCGTGAGGTCGAGGTGCTGAAGCTGGTCGCGCGGGGGCTGTCGAACGCGGAGATCGCGGCGGATCTGTTCGTCAGCGAGACGACGGTGAAGACGCACGTGGGCCACGTGCTGACGAAGCTGGGCCTGCGCGACCGGGTGCAGGCGGCGGTGTACGCGTACGAGAGCGGCCTGGTGCGGCCGGGCGCGCAGTAG
- a CDS encoding phosphotransferase family protein, with protein sequence MTTNPSAELLDNLLTATGQTTAVREEVRVWSMSGVERVTFPDGSTAIFKYAKKPFDSEDQALRLAHTLGVPVPQVHASAVLDGWLGMLMEDLGPSVREANDLDGVAAAVILHGTRTAPPLPVLDQERLRTLPARALEHLERLRKADRWQGADDVEDALDRIAQAAEARSAGATLEPFGWVHSEFHPTSLHIGERGWRLLDFARAFTGPGLLDLASWHGTIEPPHPVRLRVFLEQYVTAGGTPDALARRGGLTAEHWALGWHRMWAVEWFMEQSIRWINDPATDPAYIKAVRRHLTDVLHLLEI encoded by the coding sequence GTGACCACGAACCCCAGCGCCGAACTCCTCGACAACCTGCTCACCGCGACCGGCCAGACCACCGCCGTACGGGAGGAGGTGCGCGTGTGGTCCATGTCCGGCGTCGAGCGCGTGACCTTCCCCGACGGCTCCACGGCCATCTTCAAGTACGCCAAGAAGCCCTTCGACAGCGAGGACCAGGCCCTCCGCCTGGCCCACACCCTCGGCGTACCCGTCCCCCAGGTCCACGCCTCCGCCGTCCTGGACGGCTGGCTCGGCATGCTCATGGAGGACCTCGGACCGTCCGTCCGCGAGGCCAACGACCTCGACGGCGTCGCCGCGGCCGTAATCCTGCACGGAACCCGTACGGCTCCGCCCTTGCCCGTCCTCGACCAGGAGCGGCTGCGGACGCTCCCGGCCCGGGCGCTGGAGCACCTCGAACGGCTGCGCAAGGCCGACCGATGGCAGGGGGCCGACGACGTCGAGGACGCGCTCGACCGGATCGCCCAGGCCGCCGAGGCCCGCTCGGCCGGAGCGACGCTGGAGCCGTTCGGCTGGGTGCACTCCGAGTTCCACCCCACCAGCCTCCACATCGGCGAGCGCGGCTGGAGGCTGCTCGACTTCGCCCGCGCCTTCACGGGCCCCGGCCTGCTCGACCTCGCCAGCTGGCACGGCACCATCGAGCCCCCGCACCCCGTGCGCCTGCGCGTCTTCCTGGAGCAGTACGTCACCGCCGGCGGCACCCCCGACGCCCTCGCCCGACGCGGCGGGCTCACCGCCGAACACTGGGCCCTGGGCTGGCACCGCATGTGGGCCGTCGAGTGGTTCATGGAGCAGTCCATCCGCTGGATCAACGACCCGGCCACCGACCCCGCCTACATCAAGGCCGTCCGCCGCCACCTCACCGACGTCCTCCACCTCCTGGAGATCTGA
- a CDS encoding ATP-binding protein, with protein MTVMNNQTPDAAVPESRKRSGAGHKLSLLTYADLSEAAARMQAGATKTKAGWENLRALLNQLQGENSGALDPTQGEAWSIKGLRLCGFQGTTSELSMTIDPSPGISIYHGPNGSGKSTIADGIRTAMSGKTGWWTEVAAPTGRSKFDPLWEKINRARDSSKSWAEVTLVRTGEELTLKCVLTDGGEVSDAYGEWKTSSAEVRRVDMGSTWRHALEGHPPVFSYAEVERRVQQSNDLQRYIANLLALGGAFTHLEALVSELSEAASTSKKKIDVALRDGKVRVAEVDRLFRLKEPAVDIEDVSWPEITDSIEGWLISHKLVDGGLPTVEVTSVDVERLRLSLSSVDAAFQKLEGVPELTSPRISQHLDALYKDAVEVAPGSACPVCNSAVDNWVQTLHENVERHAELAPIHEEMRDALSELRDASAVVSHVAEVLELIHSSSGAHRTASASAAAVAERLRTAMSYHGSRPALEVRDAFLALRNSTNTAGWGEASGVAVEASEVTRKWLRERRGALENFLHVWRTEQETAKESALWQETKKCSTTLADKLRKERTERFKERADKRVRQLLEDVGIYLNGIHLTTTRADVSVSNSSGQELQLSMLSAGQRNAFLLAPLLSTAESGPFSFLILDDPVHAFDEIRVDRLASVLVDLSSERRVIVFTHDERLKQHLLARAVNGQAWRVSRDVEKGEIDIESTDEMWRVLLDDARNIVTWAPRSSPTAYLTEGQVVRGLCRQAVDHALHSCVVRYSLARGQDVARNLESIDLLDNTLKRVAFAEGLINATHAGKNPIDEFNGICGPYLRGWNKAVHGSDGAKADLNLEIDKAREGCALITGWVFS; from the coding sequence ATGACCGTCATGAACAACCAAACCCCTGATGCGGCAGTTCCGGAGAGCAGGAAGCGCAGTGGTGCGGGGCACAAGCTTTCTCTGCTCACCTATGCCGACCTTTCTGAAGCTGCCGCGAGGATGCAGGCCGGCGCTACAAAGACGAAGGCGGGATGGGAAAACCTTCGGGCGTTGCTTAACCAACTTCAGGGTGAAAACTCAGGCGCACTCGATCCTACTCAGGGCGAAGCCTGGAGTATCAAGGGGTTGCGTCTCTGTGGGTTCCAGGGGACTACGTCTGAGCTCTCCATGACGATCGATCCTTCTCCTGGAATCAGCATTTATCACGGCCCGAACGGATCCGGCAAGTCGACCATTGCTGATGGGATTCGTACCGCGATGTCAGGCAAGACAGGATGGTGGACTGAGGTAGCCGCGCCTACGGGGCGAAGCAAGTTCGATCCGCTCTGGGAAAAGATTAATCGGGCCCGTGACAGTTCGAAATCGTGGGCGGAGGTCACACTCGTACGAACGGGTGAAGAGCTGACCTTGAAGTGCGTACTCACCGACGGCGGTGAAGTTAGCGACGCCTACGGCGAATGGAAGACCTCCTCTGCGGAAGTGCGCCGTGTTGACATGGGAAGCACATGGCGTCACGCACTGGAAGGGCATCCGCCCGTCTTTTCCTACGCAGAGGTGGAAAGGCGAGTCCAGCAGAGCAATGATTTGCAGCGTTACATTGCCAATCTTCTCGCGCTGGGCGGGGCTTTCACGCATCTGGAGGCGCTGGTTTCCGAGCTGAGTGAGGCTGCCTCTACTAGTAAGAAGAAGATCGATGTCGCCCTCAGGGATGGAAAGGTTCGAGTCGCCGAAGTTGACCGTCTATTTCGTCTCAAGGAGCCGGCGGTCGATATAGAAGATGTCTCCTGGCCGGAAATTACCGACAGCATCGAGGGCTGGCTGATTAGTCACAAGCTCGTAGACGGTGGTTTGCCGACGGTAGAAGTCACCAGTGTAGACGTGGAACGCCTGAGGTTGTCACTGTCGTCCGTGGATGCTGCATTCCAGAAGCTGGAGGGCGTCCCTGAGCTGACGAGTCCGAGAATCTCTCAGCATTTGGACGCGCTTTACAAAGATGCTGTTGAGGTTGCACCGGGCTCAGCATGCCCCGTTTGTAATTCGGCAGTTGATAATTGGGTGCAGACTCTGCATGAGAATGTGGAGCGGCACGCTGAACTGGCGCCAATCCACGAAGAGATGCGTGATGCATTGAGTGAACTCAGGGATGCTTCTGCTGTTGTGAGTCACGTCGCAGAAGTTCTTGAGTTGATCCATTCGTCAAGCGGCGCTCACAGGACTGCATCGGCGAGTGCAGCGGCAGTTGCAGAGCGCCTTCGCACTGCAATGAGTTACCACGGGAGTCGGCCTGCATTGGAGGTACGGGACGCATTCCTGGCCTTGAGGAACTCCACTAATACCGCTGGCTGGGGTGAGGCGAGTGGCGTGGCGGTCGAAGCAAGCGAGGTGACACGTAAGTGGCTTCGTGAGCGCAGGGGGGCTCTTGAAAACTTCCTGCATGTGTGGCGGACGGAGCAGGAAACAGCTAAGGAAAGCGCTCTGTGGCAAGAGACTAAGAAGTGCTCTACGACTCTGGCCGACAAGCTGCGCAAAGAGCGGACTGAACGCTTCAAGGAGAGGGCGGATAAGCGAGTCAGGCAGCTGCTGGAGGATGTTGGGATCTACTTGAACGGAATTCACCTGACGACAACCCGGGCTGATGTAAGCGTAAGCAATTCGAGTGGTCAAGAATTGCAGCTGTCAATGCTGAGCGCTGGGCAGAGAAACGCTTTTCTCCTTGCTCCGTTGCTCTCTACTGCCGAGTCTGGGCCGTTCTCTTTCTTGATTCTGGATGACCCTGTTCATGCTTTTGATGAGATTCGAGTTGACCGTCTGGCGTCGGTTTTGGTCGATCTCAGTTCCGAGCGACGAGTGATAGTTTTTACTCATGATGAGCGCTTGAAGCAGCATCTCCTTGCTCGGGCGGTAAACGGACAAGCTTGGAGAGTGAGCCGTGATGTCGAGAAAGGCGAAATCGACATCGAGTCGACGGACGAGATGTGGAGAGTATTGCTGGATGATGCCCGAAACATCGTCACTTGGGCGCCACGGTCGTCTCCCACTGCCTATTTGACTGAAGGTCAGGTTGTGAGAGGGCTGTGTAGGCAGGCGGTTGACCATGCCCTGCATTCCTGCGTTGTCCGCTACTCGTTGGCGCGGGGGCAGGATGTGGCGCGCAACCTCGAATCGATCGATCTGCTCGATAACACCTTGAAAAGGGTGGCTTTCGCAGAAGGGTTGATTAATGCGACCCATGCTGGCAAAAACCCGATCGATGAATTCAACGGGATTTGTGGACCGTACCTGCGTGGTTGGAACAAGGCAGTCCACGGATCGGATGGCGCGAAAGCGGATCTGAACTTGGAAATCGATAAGGCGCGAGAAGGGTGCGCATTGATCACTGGCTGGGTCTTCTCATGA
- a CDS encoding SMI1/KNR4 family protein has product MTVNGDRQFPAALAAAMAVRLECIGEDGVDFEPYESFLTADETTEWFRAWTGNGELNGDDFRVFGQDGTGGYAALWLVREGRELVEQPVVFLGSEGETGVVARDLGAFLWLLADGFGPWEAATSYEPEPDWAPQANRDLAAIAEQFAPDRRASATAIIAQATQEFPDFDDTIMKLCR; this is encoded by the coding sequence ATGACCGTGAACGGAGATCGCCAGTTCCCCGCCGCGCTCGCCGCTGCCATGGCAGTCAGGCTCGAGTGCATTGGCGAGGATGGTGTCGACTTCGAACCTTACGAGTCCTTCCTGACCGCCGATGAGACCACTGAGTGGTTCCGCGCGTGGACCGGCAACGGCGAGCTGAACGGCGACGACTTCCGCGTTTTTGGCCAGGACGGCACCGGCGGGTACGCAGCGCTATGGCTGGTCCGTGAAGGTCGGGAACTGGTAGAGCAGCCCGTTGTCTTCCTGGGCTCCGAGGGGGAGACAGGCGTTGTCGCTCGCGACCTGGGTGCCTTCTTGTGGCTGCTAGCTGACGGCTTCGGCCCGTGGGAAGCAGCCACCTCATACGAGCCCGAGCCGGATTGGGCTCCCCAGGCCAATCGCGACCTGGCGGCCATCGCGGAGCAATTCGCCCCGGACCGCCGCGCGTCGGCAACGGCGATCATCGCGCAGGCCACACAGGAGTTTCCCGACTTCGACGACACCATCATGAAGCTCTGCCGTTGA
- a CDS encoding NUDIX domain-containing protein: MPNNPPDEGNTVTQQTDDQPKALKPALESMTLLVAAVIVHDKATNRVVLLQRSENAKFAQGLWDLPVGKSEPGEPITETAVRELYEETGLTVKPESLKVAHVIHGAWGVEAPNGFLTIVFAAHDWSGKPENREPRKHAQVRWVDADTIPENFVDTTASALRRYLSDGPEVSLDGWR, from the coding sequence ATGCCCAACAACCCGCCCGACGAAGGGAACACCGTGACCCAGCAGACCGACGACCAGCCCAAGGCCCTGAAGCCGGCGCTCGAATCCATGACCCTGCTGGTCGCCGCCGTCATCGTCCACGACAAGGCGACCAACCGCGTCGTCCTCCTCCAGCGCAGCGAGAACGCCAAGTTCGCCCAGGGCCTGTGGGACCTCCCCGTCGGCAAGAGCGAACCGGGCGAACCCATCACGGAGACGGCAGTCCGCGAGCTCTACGAGGAGACGGGCCTCACGGTGAAGCCCGAGTCCCTCAAGGTCGCCCACGTCATCCACGGCGCCTGGGGCGTCGAGGCCCCCAACGGCTTCCTCACCATCGTCTTCGCCGCCCACGACTGGTCCGGCAAACCAGAGAACCGCGAACCGCGCAAGCACGCCCAAGTCCGCTGGGTTGACGCCGACACCATCCCCGAAAACTTCGTGGACACCACCGCCAGCGCGCTCCGCCGCTATCTCTCCGACGGTCCCGAAGTATCCCTCGACGGCTGGCGCTAG
- a CDS encoding site-2 protease family protein: protein MKSLAREGDSDTGARGPAGGCSLVLMTQTLRPATDSERHTIDDRPLTPHDRDATRYRDGADHTVRPRKEPVNQDDERGENDRPRSGASEPGPDEPRRPGGPAGGGGDKPRRAEEPGGGILMGRPFGVPVYVAPSWFLVAALITWVFGDQIQRVLPDLGAARYLVSLFFAVAFYASVLVHELAHTVAALRFKLPVRRIQLQFFGGVSEIEKETETPGREFVLAFVGPLLSLVLAGVFYLTLYAVEPGTVPGVLLGGLMISNLIVAVFNLLPGLPLDGGRMLRAVVWKITGKPMSGTVAAAWVGRALAVAVLIGLPLLTRTGLLGNETDEISGMDTVTDALLAAILAAIIWTGAGNSLRMARLREHLPELGARSLTRRAIPVEPATPLSEALRRANEAGARALVVVDGQGTPTGLVRETAIAGVPQHRRPWVAVSGLAQDLTEGMRVPAELSGQPLLDHLRASPATEYLVVEDTGEIYGVLSTADVERAFVRAMARPS from the coding sequence ATGAAGTCGCTCGCCCGCGAGGGCGACAGCGACACGGGGGCGCGGGGCCCCGCCGGCGGCTGCTCGCTCGTACTCATGACCCAGACCCTACGACCCGCCACCGACAGCGAGCGGCATACCATCGACGACAGACCCCTCACACCGCATGATCGAGACGCGACGCGGTACCGCGACGGAGCGGATCACACAGTTCGGCCACGAAAGGAACCCGTGAACCAGGACGACGAGCGCGGCGAGAACGACCGGCCGCGGTCCGGCGCATCGGAACCCGGGCCAGACGAACCGCGGCGGCCCGGCGGTCCCGCCGGCGGCGGAGGCGACAAGCCGCGACGTGCCGAGGAGCCCGGCGGCGGCATCCTCATGGGCCGGCCCTTCGGCGTGCCCGTCTACGTCGCCCCCAGCTGGTTCCTCGTCGCCGCCCTCATCACCTGGGTCTTCGGCGACCAGATCCAGCGCGTACTGCCCGACCTCGGAGCCGCCCGCTACCTGGTCTCCCTGTTCTTCGCGGTCGCCTTCTACGCGTCCGTCCTGGTCCACGAACTGGCCCACACCGTCGCCGCGCTCCGGTTCAAACTCCCCGTGCGCCGTATCCAGCTCCAGTTCTTCGGCGGCGTCTCCGAGATCGAGAAGGAGACCGAGACCCCCGGGCGTGAATTCGTGCTCGCCTTCGTCGGTCCGCTGCTCTCCCTCGTCCTCGCCGGTGTCTTCTACCTCACCCTCTACGCCGTCGAACCCGGCACCGTCCCCGGTGTCCTCCTCGGCGGCCTGATGATCTCCAACCTGATCGTGGCGGTCTTCAACCTGCTGCCCGGGCTTCCGCTGGACGGCGGCCGGATGCTGCGCGCCGTGGTCTGGAAGATCACCGGCAAGCCGATGAGCGGCACCGTCGCCGCCGCCTGGGTCGGCCGCGCGCTCGCCGTCGCCGTCCTCATCGGCCTGCCGCTGCTCACCCGCACGGGTCTCCTCGGGAACGAGACCGACGAGATCAGCGGCATGGACACCGTCACCGACGCCCTGCTGGCCGCGATCCTCGCCGCGATCATCTGGACCGGCGCCGGCAACAGCCTGCGCATGGCCCGCCTGCGCGAACACCTCCCCGAACTGGGTGCCCGCAGCCTCACCCGCCGCGCCATCCCGGTGGAACCGGCCACCCCGCTCTCCGAGGCGCTGCGCCGCGCCAACGAGGCCGGCGCCCGCGCCCTCGTCGTCGTCGACGGCCAGGGCACCCCCACCGGACTGGTCCGCGAGACCGCCATCGCCGGAGTCCCGCAGCACCGTCGCCCCTGGGTGGCCGTCAGCGGCCTGGCCCAGGACCTCACCGAGGGCATGCGGGTGCCGGCCGAGCTGTCCGGCCAGCCCCTCCTGGACCACCTGCGCGCCAGCCCCGCCACCGAGTACCTCGTCGTCGAGGACACCGGGGAGATCTACGGAGTGCTCTCCACCGCGGACGTGGAACGCGCCTTCGTCCGGGCCATGGCAAGACCCTCCTGA
- a CDS encoding class I SAM-dependent methyltransferase → MLAQASPWHAHAAQRTAAGLAEPLAVPARMEWTTRPGQGPGAEILGPDLRGKRLLELGCGPGHNAAHLATRHGAHVTGVDLVGLQVRRARSHYGRLNSLTFVAGHALHYLHASDEQFDAIYSVFGAIGLVAPELLLPAIAQRLTPGRVLVFSVPHPQRGGRSPSGDDRPRRDFVTLPDHTRLPIARWEFSTDRWEKHLSQAGFWLTSAQEFHDLRMGHWPTTLLIRARKL, encoded by the coding sequence GTGCTCGCCCAGGCATCCCCCTGGCACGCCCACGCCGCCCAGCGCACGGCCGCCGGACTCGCCGAACCGCTTGCTGTACCCGCCCGGATGGAATGGACTACCCGACCTGGCCAAGGTCCCGGCGCCGAGATCCTCGGCCCCGACCTGCGCGGCAAGCGACTCCTGGAACTCGGCTGCGGCCCCGGCCACAACGCCGCCCACCTCGCCACCCGCCACGGCGCCCACGTCACCGGCGTCGACCTGGTCGGCCTCCAGGTCCGCCGCGCCCGCTCCCACTACGGACGGCTGAACAGCCTCACCTTCGTCGCCGGCCACGCCCTGCACTACCTGCACGCCTCCGACGAGCAGTTCGACGCAATCTACTCCGTCTTCGGAGCCATCGGTCTCGTCGCCCCCGAGCTCCTGCTCCCGGCCATCGCCCAACGCCTCACGCCCGGCCGGGTGCTCGTCTTCTCCGTCCCGCACCCGCAGCGCGGCGGCCGTAGCCCCTCCGGCGACGACCGTCCGCGCCGGGACTTCGTCACCCTTCCCGACCACACCCGCCTACCCATCGCCCGCTGGGAGTTCTCCACGGACCGGTGGGAGAAGCACCTCAGTCAGGCGGGCTTCTGGCTCACCTCAGCCCAGGAGTTCCACGACCTCCGCATGGGCCACTGGCCCACCACCCTGCTGATCCGCGCCCGCAAACTCTGA
- a CDS encoding DUF3631 domain-containing protein: protein MRAAIGRYVVLPSEEALTAVTLWVAASPIQPALQHAPRLAVVGPTKGCGKSRVLDVLHETVSRPMMTVNTSPAVVFRIIGEDPPTLLVDEADTIFGPKAGDKEDLRGLLNAGHQRNRPAWRISGPEHKPTAFPTFAMAALAGIGDLPDTIMDRAVVLRMQKRKPGEKVAPFRSRHSVPELNALRDRLAAWLTPLRGAAHRLVPPMPVEDRAADTWEPLVIVADLAGGHWPTQARAACLAMTRTELVQDEQTTLKTRLLRDIRRAFEQHGDTEALRSHDLLAALIQDAEAPWAEYGTKGLNAYHLANLLRDFGISPANHRFENGRQAKAYARNQFLDAWARYCPDPAQPAPAASEAVLARRAQGKPPAPPSGTLPIGPPGGPAGPRPTR, encoded by the coding sequence CTGCGCGCCGCGATCGGCCGGTACGTCGTCCTGCCGAGCGAGGAGGCCCTGACCGCGGTCACCTTGTGGGTGGCGGCCTCCCCCATCCAGCCCGCTCTCCAGCATGCGCCGCGTCTGGCGGTGGTGGGGCCGACCAAGGGGTGCGGCAAGTCCCGTGTCCTGGACGTGCTCCACGAGACCGTGTCCCGGCCGATGATGACCGTGAACACCTCACCGGCGGTGGTTTTCCGGATCATCGGCGAGGACCCTCCGACGCTGCTGGTGGACGAGGCCGACACCATTTTCGGCCCGAAGGCCGGCGACAAGGAGGACCTGCGTGGCCTGCTGAACGCCGGACACCAGCGCAACCGCCCCGCCTGGCGGATCTCCGGCCCGGAGCACAAGCCGACCGCGTTCCCGACCTTCGCCATGGCCGCGCTGGCAGGCATCGGCGACCTGCCGGACACGATCATGGACCGTGCCGTCGTGCTCCGCATGCAGAAGCGCAAGCCCGGCGAGAAGGTCGCTCCCTTCCGCTCCCGGCACTCCGTCCCGGAACTGAACGCGTTGCGGGACCGCCTGGCCGCGTGGCTGACCCCGCTGCGCGGGGCAGCGCACCGGCTGGTGCCACCGATGCCGGTCGAAGACCGGGCCGCGGACACCTGGGAGCCCCTGGTCATCGTCGCCGACCTGGCCGGCGGACACTGGCCCACGCAGGCCCGTGCGGCCTGCCTGGCGATGACCCGCACCGAGCTGGTCCAGGACGAACAGACGACGCTGAAGACCCGGCTGCTCCGGGACATCCGCCGCGCCTTCGAGCAACACGGCGATACGGAGGCGCTGCGCAGCCACGACCTGCTCGCCGCGCTCATCCAGGACGCCGAGGCGCCGTGGGCCGAGTACGGGACGAAGGGCCTGAACGCCTACCACCTGGCCAATCTGCTGCGCGACTTCGGCATCAGCCCGGCCAACCACCGTTTCGAGAACGGCAGGCAGGCCAAGGCGTACGCCCGCAACCAGTTCCTCGACGCCTGGGCCCGCTACTGCCCCGACCCTGCCCAACCAGCACCCGCAGCCAGCGAGGCCGTGCTCGCACGTCGAGCCCAGGGCAAGCCACCGGCCCCTCCGTCGGGGACGCTGCCCATCGGCCCGCCCGGCGGGCCTGCTGGCCCCAGGCCCACTCGCTGA
- a CDS encoding RecB family exonuclease: MSTSEQPPAGPRAPVSLSPSRASDFMQCPLLYRFRVIDRLPEKPSEAATRGTLVHAVLERLFDAPAVERTAPRAKSLVPGQWDRLLESRPELAGLFAEDAEGERLAHWLGEAEQLVERWFTLEDPTRLEPAERELFVETELDSGLRLRGVIDRVDVAPTGEVRIVDYKTGKAPRPEYSEGALFQMKFYALVIWRLKRVVPRRLQLVYLGSGDVLTYDPVEADLLRVERKLLALWEAIRLATETGEWRPRPTKLCGWCDHQAVCPEFGGTPPVYPLEIVSARPPEPDESGQGRMGPVPPAP, encoded by the coding sequence ATGAGTACGAGCGAGCAGCCGCCGGCGGGGCCCCGCGCCCCCGTGTCGCTGTCGCCCTCGCGGGCGAGCGACTTCATGCAGTGTCCCCTGCTGTACCGGTTCCGGGTGATCGACAGGCTGCCGGAGAAGCCGAGCGAGGCGGCGACCCGGGGCACGCTGGTGCACGCGGTGCTGGAGCGACTCTTCGACGCCCCGGCGGTGGAGCGGACGGCGCCGCGGGCGAAGTCGCTGGTTCCGGGGCAGTGGGACCGGCTTCTGGAGTCGAGACCGGAGCTGGCCGGGCTGTTCGCGGAAGACGCCGAGGGCGAGCGTCTGGCCCACTGGCTCGGCGAGGCGGAGCAGCTGGTCGAGCGGTGGTTCACGCTGGAGGACCCGACGCGGCTGGAGCCGGCGGAGCGCGAGCTGTTCGTCGAGACGGAGCTGGATTCGGGGCTGCGGCTGCGAGGGGTGATCGACCGGGTCGACGTGGCCCCGACGGGCGAGGTGCGGATCGTCGACTACAAGACGGGCAAGGCGCCGCGGCCGGAGTACAGCGAGGGTGCCCTGTTCCAGATGAAGTTCTACGCGCTGGTGATCTGGCGGCTGAAGCGGGTGGTGCCGCGGCGCCTGCAGCTGGTCTATCTGGGCAGCGGGGACGTGCTGACGTACGACCCGGTGGAGGCCGACCTGCTCCGGGTGGAGCGGAAGCTGCTGGCGCTGTGGGAGGCGATCCGGCTGGCGACGGAGACCGGGGAGTGGCGGCCCCGGCCGACGAAGCTGTGCGGCTGGTGCGACCACCAGGCGGTGTGCCCGGAGTTCGGCGGCACTCCCCCGGTGTACCCGCTGGAGATCGTCTCCGCACGCCCGCCGGAGCCGGACGAATCGGGGCAGGGCAGAATGGGGCCGGTCCCGCCCGCCCCGTAG
- a CDS encoding helix-turn-helix transcriptional regulator, with protein MAGDRPEGGEVPLLYSEGNVAARVALEREVRGWSTTELADRVTRAGVKMNQTAVWRIENGTPRRRINLDEALAFSRVFELPLEELMSPPLEGLDIDSRRLVQEAVEAFYEARDARDRLHRAVVAIADHIKAHPDSSRAIHEQCLRLMGDERDARTLSNDIEDGGHY; from the coding sequence ATGGCAGGCGACAGACCCGAAGGCGGCGAGGTGCCGCTGCTCTACAGCGAGGGGAACGTGGCCGCGCGCGTGGCCCTGGAGCGTGAGGTCAGAGGGTGGAGCACGACCGAGCTGGCGGATCGGGTGACCAGAGCCGGCGTGAAGATGAACCAGACGGCGGTCTGGCGCATCGAGAACGGCACACCGCGTCGGCGCATTAATCTCGATGAGGCCCTCGCCTTCAGCCGCGTCTTCGAGCTTCCTCTCGAAGAGCTGATGTCACCGCCCCTGGAGGGGCTCGACATCGACAGTCGGCGGCTCGTCCAAGAAGCCGTCGAAGCGTTCTATGAGGCCCGCGACGCGCGCGACCGCCTCCACCGCGCCGTGGTCGCCATCGCCGACCACATCAAGGCTCATCCCGACAGCTCGCGGGCGATCCACGAGCAGTGCCTCCGCCTCATGGGCGACGAGCGCGACGCTCGCACCCTCAGCAACGACATCGAGGACGGCGGCCACTACTGA
- a CDS encoding HAD domain-containing protein → MRPPYLLLDIDGVLIPFPNADGSTPATHARHDVVPTGRSADNPVTVWLNPDHGHLLMDVIRTGLVTPAWCTSWRQDATALIGPLLDLPTLPYVDLPRPQITTSHPNGYLWKRDHVDAWLGDAPAVWIDDDFTSLDHEWAVERTAKGTATLLIQPAPHLGLQPEHLTEVTRWVAQLRTARAA, encoded by the coding sequence ATGCGCCCGCCCTACCTGCTCCTCGACATCGACGGCGTCCTCATACCCTTCCCCAACGCGGACGGCTCGACCCCGGCCACCCACGCCCGTCACGACGTCGTCCCCACCGGCCGGAGCGCCGACAACCCGGTCACCGTCTGGCTCAACCCCGACCACGGCCACCTGCTCATGGACGTGATCCGCACCGGCCTGGTCACCCCGGCCTGGTGCACCAGCTGGCGCCAGGACGCCACCGCCCTTATCGGCCCGCTCCTCGACCTTCCGACCCTGCCGTACGTCGATCTCCCGCGTCCGCAGATCACCACCAGCCACCCCAACGGCTACCTGTGGAAACGCGACCACGTCGACGCATGGCTGGGCGACGCCCCCGCCGTCTGGATAGACGACGACTTCACCAGCCTCGACCATGAATGGGCGGTGGAACGCACTGCGAAGGGAACGGCAACCCTCCTCATTCAGCCCGCCCCGCACCTCGGTCTACAGCCCGAGCACCTGACCGAGGTCACGAGGTGGGTCGCGCAGTTACGCACAGCCCGCGCCGCCTGA